Proteins encoded in a region of the Bufo gargarizans isolate SCDJY-AF-19 unplaced genomic scaffold, ASM1485885v1 fragScaff_scaffold_573_pilon, whole genome shotgun sequence genome:
- the DCAF1 gene encoding DDB1- and CUL4-associated factor 1 isoform X1 has translation MASTGTHVDSKAELTSLLEQWETGHGSGQDMVPILTRISELIEKETEEYRKGDPDPFDDRHPGRANPECMLGHLLRILFKNDDFMNALVNAYVMTSREPPLNTAACRLLLDIMPGLETAVVFQEKEGIVENLFKWAREAEQPLRTYAIGLLGGAMENQDIAANYRDENSQMVALVLRRLRELQSREASNKQEIKRHSPRKPLGEPLLPLDEEAVDMDYGENSLVTRSKPETIDLSFQAETSPGLGVMVNSDGTGPPRRTKPDTETHRKVKQKLSFSEFERAPSELSNSSWSEMSLWVIGTNYSLSPLTPAIEQRLILQYLTPLGEYQEVRSSCHLHYSSMLLRHSLLLPIFMQMGSRELMMYYIDLKRTNDVLLTFEALKHLASLLLHNKFAAEFVAHGGVQKLLEIPRPSMAATGVSMCLYYLSYNQDAMERVCMHPHKVLADVVNYTLWLMECSHASGCCHATMFFSICFSFRAVLELFDNQDGLRRLVNLISTLEILNLEDQGALLSDDEIFASRQTGKHTCMALRRYFEAHLSIKVEQVKQSLQRTEGGLPIHPPPPYKSCTYIREQIVEMMEYLIAFGPSQLYWEPAEVFLKLSCVQLLLQLISIACSWKTYYARNDTVRYALDVLAILTVVPKIQLQLAEQVDVLDDAGSTVSTVGMSIVLGVAEGEFFTHDAEIQKSALQIIINCVCAPEARISCIAKYVSGTPRRRTPISQSLQPHGHGGSGEPTLTKMWNVVQSNNGIKVLLSLLSVRMPITDADQIRALACKALVGLSRSSSVRQIISKLPLFSSGQIQQLMKEPILQDKRSEHVRFCKFAAELIERVSGKPLLMGSDVSLARLQKADVVAQSRISFPEKELLLLIRNHLISKGLQETATALTREADLPMTAASHSSSFLPAATTQPPATSSPVSLPRTPRIPARLASSSLCPHPPSRSQLPPQLSSPVHASTGSPLIGRISFVRERQSPCNGKRSRVLRQKSDHGAYSQSPAFRKQLDRLVPSPPTLDSIMTEYLREQHARCKNPVAICPPFSLFTPHQCPEPKQRRQAPTNCTSRLTRRAAFPKYGGADGGCFDRHLIFGRFRPISVFKEANEDESGFTCCAFSARERFLMLGTCTGQLKLYNVFSGQEEASYNCHNSAITHLEPSRDGSLLLTAATWSQPLSALWGMKSVFDMKHSFTEDHYVEFSKLSQDRVIGTKEDIAHIYDIQTGQKLLTLYNPDLANNYKRNCATFNPTDDLVLNDGVLWDVRSTQAIHKFDKFNMNISGVFHPNGLEVIVNTEIWDLRTFHLLHTVPDLDQCRVVFNNTGTVMYGAMLQADEEDDLLEERMKSPFGSSFRTFNATDYKPIATIDVKRNIFDLCTDTKDCYLAVIENQGAMDSLNMDTVCRLYEVGRERLAEDEDEEEVQEEEEQEDEEDDDDDDDDSDDLGPLLTAELEEEDDAGEQAGEDGENDFSPSDDEELANLLEDEDDDGHDEDSDIDQEVEMILGDSDSSDNSDLEDDIILALNE, from the exons ATGGCATCCACCGGGACTCACGTTGACTCTAAAGCAGAGCTGACCTCCCTGTTAGAACAATGGGAGACCGGACACGGCAGCGGGCAGGACATGGTGCCCATATTAACCAG GATATCAGAACTGATTGAGAAAGAGACAGAAGAATATCGCAAGGGCGACCCCGACCCCTTCGATGACAGACACCCAG GTCGAGCAAACCCCGAGTGCATGCTGGGACACCTTCTGCGCATTCTGTTCAAGAACGACGACTTCATGAATGCT CTGGTGAACGCGTACGTCATGACCAGCCGCGAGCCTCCCCTTAACACGGCCGCCTGCCGCCTGCTACTGGACATAATGCCTGGGCTCGAGACTGCTGTGGTTTTCCAAGAGAAG GAAGGAATTGTCGAAAATCTTTTCAAGTGGGCACGGGAAGCCGAGCAGCCCCTCCGTACATATGCGATCGGACTGCTAGGAGGAGCCATGGAGAATCAAGATATTGCTGCAAATTATCGTGATGAAAACTCTCAAATG GTTGCGCTTGTTTTGCGCAGACTCCGTGAACTTCAGTCCCGAGAGGCATCTAATAAGCAGGAAATCAAGCGTCACAGTCCTCGTAAGCCCCTTGGCGAGCCGCTCCTCCCACTGGACGAAGAGGCTGTGGACATGGACTATGGAGAAAACTCGCTTGTTACAAGATCAAAGCCGGAAACTATTGACCTCTCTTTCCAGGCAGAGACATCTCCAGGTCTTGGGGTCATGGTTAATTCTGATGGCACTGGACCGCCGCGGAGAACAAAACCGGACACGGAAACtcaccgcaaagtgaagcagaaGCTAAGCTTCTCTGAGTTTGAGCGAGCACCAAGCGAACTTTCCAACAGCAGCTGGTCAGAGATGTCTCTCTGGGTTATTGGCACCAACTACAGCTTGTCCCCCCTGACCCCAGCTATTGAACAACGGCTGATCCTACAATACCTCACACCACTCGGAGAATACCAGGAGGTGAGGAGCAGCTGCCACTTACATTACTCTAGTATGCTACTCCGTCACTCTCTG CTGCTCCCGATATTCATGCAGATGGGATCCCGGGAACTCATGATGTATTACATCGACCTGAAGCGGACAAACGACGTTCTCCTCACGTTCGAGGCTCTGAAG CATTTGGCATCTCTCCTCCTTCACAACAAGTTTGCTGCAGAGTTCGTTGCTCATGGTGGAGTGCAGAAACTGCTTGAGATTCCCCGTCCCTCCATGGCAGCTACTGGGGTGTCCATGTGTCTGTACTACCTGTCCTACAATCAGGATGCTATGGAACGG GTCTGCATGCATCCTCACAAGGTGCTGGCAGATGTGGTAAACTACACACTGTGGCTCATGGAGTGCTCCCATGCATCAGGCTGCTGTCATGCCACCATGTTTTTCTCCATCTGCTTCTCTTTCCGAGCTGTTCTGGAGCTGTTTGACAACCAAGATGGACTGCGGCGGCTGGTTAATCTA ATCAGTACTTTGGAGATCCTGAACCTAGAAGACCAGGGGGCTCTGTTGAGTGATGATGAGATTTTTGCAAGTcggcaaacaggaaaacacacgTGCATGGCCTTGCGCAGATACTTTGAAGCTCATCTCTCCATTAAGGTGGAACAAGTCAAGCAATCCTTGCAGCGCACAGAAGGAGGCCTGCCGATCCACCCTCCCCCACCTTACAAG TCCTGTACTTACATCCGAGAGCAGATTGTGGAGATGATGGAGTACCTGATTGCATTCGGCCCTTCTCAGCTGTACTGGGAACCTGCAGAGGTTTTCCTTAAACTGTCCTGTGTGCAGCTGCTTCTTCAGCTCATCTCAATCGCCTGCAGCTGGAAGACCTATTACGCAAG AAATGACACGGTCCGCTACGCTCTGGATGTCCTCGCCATTCTCACTGTGGTGCCAAAAATTCAGCTGCAGTTGGCAGAACAGGTGGATGTTTTGGATGATGCAGGTTCCACGGTCTCCACTGTAG GGATGAGCATAGTCCTGGGTGTGGCTGAGGGGGAATTTTTCACCCATGATGCAGAGATACAGAAATCAGCATTACAGATAATCATCAACTGTGTATGTGCCCCAGAAGCCCGCATCTCCTGCATTGCCAAATATGTCTCTGGAACCCCACGGAGGCGGACACCCATCTCTCAAAGTTTACAGCCCCAtggacatggggggagcgggGAGCCGACATTGACCAAGATGTGGAATGTGGTTCAGTCTAATAATGGCATCAAGGTGCTTCTCTCGCTGCTGTCGGTGAGGATGCCCATAACAGATGCTGACCAGATTCGGGCTCTGGCCTGCAAAGCACTGGTTGGTCTCAGCCGTAGCAGTTCTGTCAGGCAAATCATCAGCAAGCTTCCCTTATTCAGCAGTGGTCAAATCCAGCAACTAATGAAGGAGCCAATCCTCCAGGATAAGCGCAGTGAACATGTCCGTTTCTGCAAGTTTGCAGCAGAGCTCATCGAAAGAGTGTCTGGGAAGCCCCTGCTGATGGGCAGTGACGTATCACTGGCACGACTTCAGAAAGCAGATGTTGTGGCGCAGTCTCGTATCTCCTTCCCAGAGAAGGAGCTTCTGCTGTTAATTCGCAATCATCTCATTTCCAAGGGGCTCCAGGAAACGGCCACAGCTTTGACTCGAGAGGCAGACCTGCCTATGACTGCCGCGTCACACTCCTCGTCCTTCCTGCCAGCAGCCACCACTCAGCCGCCTGCTACCTCTTCACCTGTTTCCCTACCACGGACACCACGTATCCCTGCCCGCTTGGCTTCCAGCTCTCTGTGCCCTCACCCTCCTTCTCGCAGCCAGCTTCCCCCTCAGTTGTCATCGCCTGTCCATGCCTCTACAGGTTCCCCTCTAATTGGTCGTATTAGTTTTGTGAGAGAACGCCAGTCACCCTGCAATGGAAAGAGATCACGTGTTCTGAGACAAAAGTCTGACCATGGCGCCTACAGCCAGAGCCCTGCATTCAGAAAACAGCTGGATCGGCTTGTGCCTTCCCCTCCCACTCTGGACAGTATCATGACCGAATACTTACGGGAGCAGCACGCTCGGTGCAAGAACCCAGTCGCCATTTGCCCCCCCTTTTCCCTTTTTACTCCACATCAATGTCCAGAGCCTAAGCAACGCAGACAAGCGCCCACCAATTGCACTTCACGACTGACCCGCCGTGCCGCCTTTCCAAAATATGGGGGTGCAGATGGAGGCTGCTTCGACCGACACCTTATATTCGGCAG GTTCCGTCCAATCTCTGTTTTCAAAGAGGCCAATGAGGATGAAAGTGGGTTTACCTGTTGTGCGTTTTCAGCTCGAGAACGTTTCCTGATGTTGGGCACCTGCACAGGGCAACTCAAGCTGTATAATGTGTTCAGCGGTCAGGAAGAAGCCAGTTATAATTGCCACAACTCTGCCATAACGCACCTGGAGCCGTCACGG GATGGATCGCTTCTTCTGACTGCAGCCACTTGGAGTCAGCCGCTGTCTGCGTTATGGGGCATGAAGTCGGTCTTTGATATGAA GCATTCATTTACAGAGGATCATTATGTGGAGTTCAGCAAGCTGTCCCAGGACCGTGTCATCGGCACTAAGGAAGACATCGCCCAT ATTTATGACATCCAGACAGGACAGAAGTTGCTGACTTTATACAACCCCGATCTGGCTAATAACTACAAGCGTAACTGTGCCACCTTCAACCCCACGGATGACCTGGTGCTGAACGATGGGGTCCTGTGGGACGTGCGCTCCACTCAAGCTATTCATAAGTTTGACAAATTCAACATGAACATCAGTGGAGTTTTCCATCCGAACGGCCTGGAGGTCATCGTCAACACTGAGATT TGGGACCTGCGGACCTTCCACCTTCTCCACACGGTGCCGGACCTGGACCAGTGCCGCGTGGTCTTCAATAACACGGGGACGGTGATGTATGGAG CCATGCTACAGGCTGATGAGGAGGACGACCTCCTGGAGGAGAGGATGAAGAGTCCGTTTGGTTCCTCTTTCCGTACATTTAATGCCACCGATTACAAACCCATCG CCACCATTGATGTGAAGCGGAACATATTCGACCTGTGCACGGACACTAAAGACTGCTACCTGGCTGTCATCGAG AACCAAGGAGCGATGGATTCTCTGAACATGGACACTGTCTGCCGGCTGTATGAGGTCGGGAGGGAGCGGCTGGCAGAAgatgaggacgaggaggaggttcAG GAAGAGGaagaacaagaggatgaggaagatgaTGATGACGACGATGATGACTCTGATGACCTTGGACCCCTGCTGACCGCTGAgctggaggaagaggatgatgcaGGGGAGCAGGCAGGAGAGGATGGAGAGAACGACttctcaccttctgatgatgagGAACTTGCAAATTTGCTGGAAGATGAAGATGATGATGGTCATGATGAAGACTCTGACATTGACCAAGAAGTGGAGATGATACTGGGAGACT CTGACAGCTCAGACAACTCTGATCTTGAAGACGACATTATCCTAGCATTGAATGAGTGA
- the DCAF1 gene encoding DDB1- and CUL4-associated factor 1 isoform X2: protein MASTGTHVDSKAELTSLLEQWETGHGSGQDMVPILTRISELIEKETEEYRKGDPDPFDDRHPGRANPECMLGHLLRILFKNDDFMNALVNAYVMTSREPPLNTAACRLLLDIMPGLETAVVFQEKEGIVENLFKWAREAEQPLRTYAIGLLGGAMENQDIAANYRDENSQMVALVLRRLRELQSREASNKQEIKRHSPRKPLGEPLLPLDEEAVDMDYGENSLVTRSKPETIDLSFQAETSPGLGVMVNSDGTGPPRRTKPDTETHRKVKQKLSFSEFERAPSELSNSSWSEMSLWVIGTNYSLSPLTPAIEQRLILQYLTPLGEYQELLPIFMQMGSRELMMYYIDLKRTNDVLLTFEALKHLASLLLHNKFAAEFVAHGGVQKLLEIPRPSMAATGVSMCLYYLSYNQDAMERVCMHPHKVLADVVNYTLWLMECSHASGCCHATMFFSICFSFRAVLELFDNQDGLRRLVNLISTLEILNLEDQGALLSDDEIFASRQTGKHTCMALRRYFEAHLSIKVEQVKQSLQRTEGGLPIHPPPPYKSCTYIREQIVEMMEYLIAFGPSQLYWEPAEVFLKLSCVQLLLQLISIACSWKTYYARNDTVRYALDVLAILTVVPKIQLQLAEQVDVLDDAGSTVSTVGMSIVLGVAEGEFFTHDAEIQKSALQIIINCVCAPEARISCIAKYVSGTPRRRTPISQSLQPHGHGGSGEPTLTKMWNVVQSNNGIKVLLSLLSVRMPITDADQIRALACKALVGLSRSSSVRQIISKLPLFSSGQIQQLMKEPILQDKRSEHVRFCKFAAELIERVSGKPLLMGSDVSLARLQKADVVAQSRISFPEKELLLLIRNHLISKGLQETATALTREADLPMTAASHSSSFLPAATTQPPATSSPVSLPRTPRIPARLASSSLCPHPPSRSQLPPQLSSPVHASTGSPLIGRISFVRERQSPCNGKRSRVLRQKSDHGAYSQSPAFRKQLDRLVPSPPTLDSIMTEYLREQHARCKNPVAICPPFSLFTPHQCPEPKQRRQAPTNCTSRLTRRAAFPKYGGADGGCFDRHLIFGRFRPISVFKEANEDESGFTCCAFSARERFLMLGTCTGQLKLYNVFSGQEEASYNCHNSAITHLEPSRDGSLLLTAATWSQPLSALWGMKSVFDMKHSFTEDHYVEFSKLSQDRVIGTKEDIAHIYDIQTGQKLLTLYNPDLANNYKRNCATFNPTDDLVLNDGVLWDVRSTQAIHKFDKFNMNISGVFHPNGLEVIVNTEIWDLRTFHLLHTVPDLDQCRVVFNNTGTVMYGAMLQADEEDDLLEERMKSPFGSSFRTFNATDYKPIATIDVKRNIFDLCTDTKDCYLAVIENQGAMDSLNMDTVCRLYEVGRERLAEDEDEEEVQEEEEQEDEEDDDDDDDDSDDLGPLLTAELEEEDDAGEQAGEDGENDFSPSDDEELANLLEDEDDDGHDEDSDIDQEVEMILGDSDSSDNSDLEDDIILALNE, encoded by the exons ATGGCATCCACCGGGACTCACGTTGACTCTAAAGCAGAGCTGACCTCCCTGTTAGAACAATGGGAGACCGGACACGGCAGCGGGCAGGACATGGTGCCCATATTAACCAG GATATCAGAACTGATTGAGAAAGAGACAGAAGAATATCGCAAGGGCGACCCCGACCCCTTCGATGACAGACACCCAG GTCGAGCAAACCCCGAGTGCATGCTGGGACACCTTCTGCGCATTCTGTTCAAGAACGACGACTTCATGAATGCT CTGGTGAACGCGTACGTCATGACCAGCCGCGAGCCTCCCCTTAACACGGCCGCCTGCCGCCTGCTACTGGACATAATGCCTGGGCTCGAGACTGCTGTGGTTTTCCAAGAGAAG GAAGGAATTGTCGAAAATCTTTTCAAGTGGGCACGGGAAGCCGAGCAGCCCCTCCGTACATATGCGATCGGACTGCTAGGAGGAGCCATGGAGAATCAAGATATTGCTGCAAATTATCGTGATGAAAACTCTCAAATG GTTGCGCTTGTTTTGCGCAGACTCCGTGAACTTCAGTCCCGAGAGGCATCTAATAAGCAGGAAATCAAGCGTCACAGTCCTCGTAAGCCCCTTGGCGAGCCGCTCCTCCCACTGGACGAAGAGGCTGTGGACATGGACTATGGAGAAAACTCGCTTGTTACAAGATCAAAGCCGGAAACTATTGACCTCTCTTTCCAGGCAGAGACATCTCCAGGTCTTGGGGTCATGGTTAATTCTGATGGCACTGGACCGCCGCGGAGAACAAAACCGGACACGGAAACtcaccgcaaagtgaagcagaaGCTAAGCTTCTCTGAGTTTGAGCGAGCACCAAGCGAACTTTCCAACAGCAGCTGGTCAGAGATGTCTCTCTGGGTTATTGGCACCAACTACAGCTTGTCCCCCCTGACCCCAGCTATTGAACAACGGCTGATCCTACAATACCTCACACCACTCGGAGAATACCAGGAG CTGCTCCCGATATTCATGCAGATGGGATCCCGGGAACTCATGATGTATTACATCGACCTGAAGCGGACAAACGACGTTCTCCTCACGTTCGAGGCTCTGAAG CATTTGGCATCTCTCCTCCTTCACAACAAGTTTGCTGCAGAGTTCGTTGCTCATGGTGGAGTGCAGAAACTGCTTGAGATTCCCCGTCCCTCCATGGCAGCTACTGGGGTGTCCATGTGTCTGTACTACCTGTCCTACAATCAGGATGCTATGGAACGG GTCTGCATGCATCCTCACAAGGTGCTGGCAGATGTGGTAAACTACACACTGTGGCTCATGGAGTGCTCCCATGCATCAGGCTGCTGTCATGCCACCATGTTTTTCTCCATCTGCTTCTCTTTCCGAGCTGTTCTGGAGCTGTTTGACAACCAAGATGGACTGCGGCGGCTGGTTAATCTA ATCAGTACTTTGGAGATCCTGAACCTAGAAGACCAGGGGGCTCTGTTGAGTGATGATGAGATTTTTGCAAGTcggcaaacaggaaaacacacgTGCATGGCCTTGCGCAGATACTTTGAAGCTCATCTCTCCATTAAGGTGGAACAAGTCAAGCAATCCTTGCAGCGCACAGAAGGAGGCCTGCCGATCCACCCTCCCCCACCTTACAAG TCCTGTACTTACATCCGAGAGCAGATTGTGGAGATGATGGAGTACCTGATTGCATTCGGCCCTTCTCAGCTGTACTGGGAACCTGCAGAGGTTTTCCTTAAACTGTCCTGTGTGCAGCTGCTTCTTCAGCTCATCTCAATCGCCTGCAGCTGGAAGACCTATTACGCAAG AAATGACACGGTCCGCTACGCTCTGGATGTCCTCGCCATTCTCACTGTGGTGCCAAAAATTCAGCTGCAGTTGGCAGAACAGGTGGATGTTTTGGATGATGCAGGTTCCACGGTCTCCACTGTAG GGATGAGCATAGTCCTGGGTGTGGCTGAGGGGGAATTTTTCACCCATGATGCAGAGATACAGAAATCAGCATTACAGATAATCATCAACTGTGTATGTGCCCCAGAAGCCCGCATCTCCTGCATTGCCAAATATGTCTCTGGAACCCCACGGAGGCGGACACCCATCTCTCAAAGTTTACAGCCCCAtggacatggggggagcgggGAGCCGACATTGACCAAGATGTGGAATGTGGTTCAGTCTAATAATGGCATCAAGGTGCTTCTCTCGCTGCTGTCGGTGAGGATGCCCATAACAGATGCTGACCAGATTCGGGCTCTGGCCTGCAAAGCACTGGTTGGTCTCAGCCGTAGCAGTTCTGTCAGGCAAATCATCAGCAAGCTTCCCTTATTCAGCAGTGGTCAAATCCAGCAACTAATGAAGGAGCCAATCCTCCAGGATAAGCGCAGTGAACATGTCCGTTTCTGCAAGTTTGCAGCAGAGCTCATCGAAAGAGTGTCTGGGAAGCCCCTGCTGATGGGCAGTGACGTATCACTGGCACGACTTCAGAAAGCAGATGTTGTGGCGCAGTCTCGTATCTCCTTCCCAGAGAAGGAGCTTCTGCTGTTAATTCGCAATCATCTCATTTCCAAGGGGCTCCAGGAAACGGCCACAGCTTTGACTCGAGAGGCAGACCTGCCTATGACTGCCGCGTCACACTCCTCGTCCTTCCTGCCAGCAGCCACCACTCAGCCGCCTGCTACCTCTTCACCTGTTTCCCTACCACGGACACCACGTATCCCTGCCCGCTTGGCTTCCAGCTCTCTGTGCCCTCACCCTCCTTCTCGCAGCCAGCTTCCCCCTCAGTTGTCATCGCCTGTCCATGCCTCTACAGGTTCCCCTCTAATTGGTCGTATTAGTTTTGTGAGAGAACGCCAGTCACCCTGCAATGGAAAGAGATCACGTGTTCTGAGACAAAAGTCTGACCATGGCGCCTACAGCCAGAGCCCTGCATTCAGAAAACAGCTGGATCGGCTTGTGCCTTCCCCTCCCACTCTGGACAGTATCATGACCGAATACTTACGGGAGCAGCACGCTCGGTGCAAGAACCCAGTCGCCATTTGCCCCCCCTTTTCCCTTTTTACTCCACATCAATGTCCAGAGCCTAAGCAACGCAGACAAGCGCCCACCAATTGCACTTCACGACTGACCCGCCGTGCCGCCTTTCCAAAATATGGGGGTGCAGATGGAGGCTGCTTCGACCGACACCTTATATTCGGCAG GTTCCGTCCAATCTCTGTTTTCAAAGAGGCCAATGAGGATGAAAGTGGGTTTACCTGTTGTGCGTTTTCAGCTCGAGAACGTTTCCTGATGTTGGGCACCTGCACAGGGCAACTCAAGCTGTATAATGTGTTCAGCGGTCAGGAAGAAGCCAGTTATAATTGCCACAACTCTGCCATAACGCACCTGGAGCCGTCACGG GATGGATCGCTTCTTCTGACTGCAGCCACTTGGAGTCAGCCGCTGTCTGCGTTATGGGGCATGAAGTCGGTCTTTGATATGAA GCATTCATTTACAGAGGATCATTATGTGGAGTTCAGCAAGCTGTCCCAGGACCGTGTCATCGGCACTAAGGAAGACATCGCCCAT ATTTATGACATCCAGACAGGACAGAAGTTGCTGACTTTATACAACCCCGATCTGGCTAATAACTACAAGCGTAACTGTGCCACCTTCAACCCCACGGATGACCTGGTGCTGAACGATGGGGTCCTGTGGGACGTGCGCTCCACTCAAGCTATTCATAAGTTTGACAAATTCAACATGAACATCAGTGGAGTTTTCCATCCGAACGGCCTGGAGGTCATCGTCAACACTGAGATT TGGGACCTGCGGACCTTCCACCTTCTCCACACGGTGCCGGACCTGGACCAGTGCCGCGTGGTCTTCAATAACACGGGGACGGTGATGTATGGAG CCATGCTACAGGCTGATGAGGAGGACGACCTCCTGGAGGAGAGGATGAAGAGTCCGTTTGGTTCCTCTTTCCGTACATTTAATGCCACCGATTACAAACCCATCG CCACCATTGATGTGAAGCGGAACATATTCGACCTGTGCACGGACACTAAAGACTGCTACCTGGCTGTCATCGAG AACCAAGGAGCGATGGATTCTCTGAACATGGACACTGTCTGCCGGCTGTATGAGGTCGGGAGGGAGCGGCTGGCAGAAgatgaggacgaggaggaggttcAG GAAGAGGaagaacaagaggatgaggaagatgaTGATGACGACGATGATGACTCTGATGACCTTGGACCCCTGCTGACCGCTGAgctggaggaagaggatgatgcaGGGGAGCAGGCAGGAGAGGATGGAGAGAACGACttctcaccttctgatgatgagGAACTTGCAAATTTGCTGGAAGATGAAGATGATGATGGTCATGATGAAGACTCTGACATTGACCAAGAAGTGGAGATGATACTGGGAGACT CTGACAGCTCAGACAACTCTGATCTTGAAGACGACATTATCCTAGCATTGAATGAGTGA